The sequence ATATTAATTTAACCAGAAGAATAGCTCATTAATGGATACAAGTTAAACCTCAAATAACTGAATTTAGTTATGTATCTGTCTGCCTTCCTGACTgcctctttctatttatttttgaggtaagaggacctgaaaatattttaagcagtTCACTTATACCTCAAAAGTAGATGAGATATCTCTTTTTTGGAaatgggagtttcactcttgttgcccacgctggagtgcaatgtgcatTTTCCTTCAAAATGCAGGAAAAAAGGAGGCAAGTCCatccagagaggtgaagtgacttaccAAGCAAacctaagaaaacaaaaaccttagaaaacataattttatcaACCCCAAagattttattaagaaaacaaaaaaatttaaggaaTTATATTGTTATGGCTTTGAGTTTGGGGTGTGACAATAATATTGTGGTTATGTTTAAAAATAGAGTCCTCACCATTGGGagatatatattgaaatatttctaGGTGAACGATGCCTtgaatttgctttaaaacaaCCAATGGGGTGGAAGCAAACGGGTACAGGTAGAGATGGGCCAAGAGTTGATGAATGAAGTTGCATTATAAGTACatgggaggccaggcgcagtggctcacgcctgtaatcccagcactttaggaggccgaggaaggtggatcacaaggtcaggagttcgagaccagcctgaccaacatggtaaaacccgtttctactaaaaatacaaaaattagccaggtgtggtggcacacgcctgtaatcccagctactcaggaggctgaggcaggagaatcacttgaacccaggaggcggaggttgcagtgagctgagattgcatcattcattgcactccagcctgggcgacagagcaagactctgcctaaaaaaaaaaaaaaaaaaagacagtacaTGGGatactctggtttctcttcagatcATATAAATCTCTCACCTTTTACTAAAGATTTCTTCAGAGAGTTATAATTCTAAGTCTTAACCCAATTTTTGAGGCCCTGCATCTGCAAGGctagtaagaaagaaaaaaataaaagtacatggGGTTCATACTACTTTGTAGTTTTCGTTAAATGAAACACTCTCACACAAAAGGTATCTCcagaatttacaaaaatatttggtacatattaggtaatcaataaacatttgttataaaaataaaatcctgtttACAACTATGTAGTAAAGGAAAAGCATACAGAATGACAACCGATAAATTAATGAAGTAGAActacattttttctcttatttccaaAATGTTCTTAGTGCACAGGttatcttataatttttaaaactaaatgttaaaatatttgttagagATCAAGACAGTAAAAACTAATTTAGTTCCTCATTACTATAGTTCCATACTGACAAATCTTTGATTCTAACAGTCCCCATTTAAGAGCTAACAAGTACCAGGTCAACAAGAGCTAAACTTAATTCAAGAATACTGAAACTTGAACTCACCAgcttcttttgtgaaatggaaTAATAACTGATACCTTTGGGAGGGctgaatttgtctgttttttaaaatatttatgtctatGGGTCACTCAGGTATACGAAACACTTAAGACTATCATTTATAACCCCAAGATTAGGGTCTCTTCACAGACCACTCTAACCTAAAATTTTATTATCCTCATTCTGAAAATTggcattatttggttttctttctctacTATTTTTCACTCAGCCACTATTTCTGATTCAGATCACCTGTCATCAAAGTTTAAAGAAGGGGAAACAGGAGACAGAAATACACTGAACCAAAAAGGTAAGAAGAATCCACAAGGCTAATGATAAAAGCTTTTCCAGGGGCAGTTTGAAGAACATAACCTTAAAACGCCAAGGTTTTTTGTAGATAATAGCTCAGTGACCACTGCTTTAATCAAGTTTTAAACCAATTCAGCTGCCTTTTCCCCTTCCATTAGCAGTTAATTTCggtatatgaatttttttttttttttgagaaacggTTTCATTCCCATtgtccaggctagaatgcagtggcacgatcttagctcaccacaacctgcgCCTcactggctcaagcaatcttcccggcctagcctcccaagcagctgggactacaggcacacaccaccatgcctggctaatttttgtatgttttgtagagacgggtttcgccatgttgaccaggctggtcttgaactcctgggctcaagtgatctgcccacgtcactctcccaaagtgttgggattacaggcgtgagccaccatgcctggcctgaatcttaaatatacatattcatctagcaaataatatatattaaaaaacaggGTATGGTTGACTAAGGACGTTGGCCCagatatacaaaaaaattcaaaactaccATTTAGGCATTAATTAAGGAAGATTCATGTTGCCTATACAAATTTACTAAGAAATCTTAGTACTGAGATTTGAATTAACAGATCTGTAGTTTGCTACATAAAttcattttctaccttttttATAGATTCAAAAGAGCAATATAAGAAGTGGAATCTCTAAGAATGGCTTCCAGCCACTGGAATGAAACCACTACCTCTGTTTATCAGTACCTTGGTTTTCAAGTTCAAAAAATTTACCCTTTCCATGACAACTGGAACACTGCCTGCTTTGTCATcctgcttttatttatatttacagtgGTATCTTTAGTGGTGCTGGCTTTCCTTTATGAAGTGCTTGACTGCTGCTGCTGTGTAAAAAACAAAACCGTGAAAGACTTGAAAAGTGAACCCAACCCTCTTAGAAGTATGATGGACAACATCAGAAAACGTGAAACTGAAGTGGTCTAACACTCTACAGAAGATGAACAAAATCTTTGAAAGCAGCTCAACctcttctgagaaaaaaaatatattctgaggCCAACTGTTGCTACAAAACAAATTCTGAATGGTTAAAACATTTCTagtagaaggggaaaaaaaagttaaatatgcaCTGTTTGTGTGTATAGCCATTTCATTAAATATACAGTAAAACTTCATGAATGTGAATTTACTAATCTGTTTAATACTGACACTTCAAAAACTGGATAAAAGATTCCTAGAGTTCAATATTAAGCGGCAAAAGataagctggaaaagacaagcaAGGCTAATGATGCTAAAATGATTTTATAACTAACCAATTCATGTAGACAAAAAATAGTGTGTTGGTAACAAAAAGGCTATTTAAAACATGTTTCTAAGTCTGAAGTAAAATACTTCcacttatatatataaagttcctatttattaaaaagtagtattttctaatttactgAAAAcaacttatataaatatataatgactTGAGTTTTATGTAGGATTAGTATGAAAAAGTCTCAAAATAATCAAAAATGCCACAAGTATATTTGCACAAAATTCTCACAAAACTGACTTACTGTTTAGTTAGAAATGCATGATATAGGAAAGGCCTAGTCTATTTTCAAACTAAAACTTACTACTACACCCGTTCATTTCCTGagtttgttctttcattttaccTCTCTTATTTATACTCTCAAAGGCTAAGATAACCAAGGCAGAAAGACTGCCCCTCCCTCCCCCGCCAAAAAAAGGTCAAAAGATAGGGCCACTCAACACCTGTTGAAATATGGCAGTTTTATTTCTTGGAATTCCAAGGGCTATATAGATATTTTGTGACCCTAACACTATTTTGCTATCACCCATGAGCAAACAAAagcatgctcttaaccactatacTACCCCTAAGTCAGAAATGCCACTCCTGGAAATGTATCCTAAGCACTTAGTTCAAATGTACAAGCTCAAGGTACAAAGATTTTTTACAACAGCATTacccaaaataacaaaaaattgaaaataactaAGACTTTAACTAAATGTGGCACATCAACTTAATGAATTATTAAAAAGCAACtgacggccaggcacagtggctcatgcctgtaatcccagcactttgggaggccaaggcggatggatcacaaggtcaggagctcaagaccagcctggccaagatggtgaaaccccgtctatactaaaaatacaaaagttagccgggcatcgtggtgggcacctataatcccagctactcaggaggctgaggcaggagaactgcttgaacccaggaggcagagattgcagtg comes from Pan troglodytes isolate AG18354 chromosome 7, NHGRI_mPanTro3-v2.0_pri, whole genome shotgun sequence and encodes:
- the SMIM18 gene encoding small integral membrane protein 18 — encoded protein: MASSHWNETTTSVYQYLGFQVQKIYPFHDNWNTACFVILLLFIFTVVSLVVLAFLYEVLDCCCCVKNKTVKDLKSEPNPLRSMMDNIRKRETEVV